Proteins from a genomic interval of Symmachiella macrocystis:
- a CDS encoding FG-GAP repeat domain-containing protein encodes MLTLPLRFLAVALCVHLLLGNSRTEAAEKQPQSNNFKKIQLTPRYYCDGIATGDINRDGHADIVAGPYWYAGPKFTAAHEFYIADPLEPEKSPSNSMFSFVHDFNGDGWPDILVLGRVHLHPAYWYENPGDQDSVWLKHFVFERVYGESPTLVDLDGDGRPQLVCHWEGRWGWIEPNREAPTEPWQFKPLSEPGDWKEFYHGTGVGDIDGDGRLDLVLNDGWFIQPSKPNTPWTWHAHRFSDDRGGAQMFVYDIDGDGDNDVVSSLNAHGWGLAWFEQYREGDEIAFRRHQLMGTREEIEKYGVAFTQPHALDLGDINGDGLKDLVIGKRMWAHGPKGDIEPSAAPVLYWFELTHQDGAARFVPHLIDDHSGVGVQVTIADVNGDGVNDILTASKLGSFVFINQRCKQ; translated from the coding sequence ATGCTGACGCTTCCACTGCGATTCCTGGCCGTTGCATTGTGCGTCCATCTTCTTCTGGGGAACTCTCGTACGGAAGCTGCAGAGAAACAGCCTCAGTCGAATAATTTCAAAAAAATTCAGCTCACTCCGCGGTACTACTGCGATGGTATTGCAACTGGCGATATTAACCGCGATGGGCACGCGGACATCGTGGCGGGGCCGTATTGGTATGCAGGGCCGAAGTTTACCGCGGCTCACGAATTCTACATCGCCGATCCGCTCGAGCCTGAAAAGAGTCCCTCGAACAGCATGTTCTCTTTCGTGCACGACTTTAATGGCGATGGGTGGCCCGACATTCTCGTCTTGGGACGAGTCCACCTACATCCCGCCTATTGGTACGAGAACCCCGGTGACCAAGACAGCGTATGGCTGAAACACTTTGTATTTGAGCGTGTGTATGGTGAGTCGCCCACACTCGTTGATCTCGATGGAGACGGCCGTCCGCAATTGGTTTGCCATTGGGAAGGACGCTGGGGGTGGATCGAACCGAACAGGGAGGCCCCGACGGAACCCTGGCAGTTCAAGCCGCTGTCGGAACCCGGGGACTGGAAAGAGTTCTACCACGGTACCGGCGTTGGGGATATTGATGGCGACGGACGCCTTGATCTCGTCCTCAACGACGGATGGTTCATTCAACCCTCAAAGCCCAATACCCCGTGGACCTGGCATGCCCATCGTTTTTCTGACGATCGCGGCGGGGCGCAGATGTTTGTCTACGACATCGATGGGGATGGCGACAACGATGTGGTTTCTAGCCTCAACGCGCATGGTTGGGGTTTGGCCTGGTTTGAGCAATACCGCGAGGGAGACGAAATCGCATTCCGCAGGCATCAGCTCATGGGGACACGCGAAGAAATTGAGAAATACGGGGTGGCTTTTACGCAACCGCATGCTCTTGACCTGGGCGACATCAATGGCGACGGGCTCAAAGACTTAGTCATCGGCAAACGGATGTGGGCGCACGGCCCGAAAGGTGATATCGAGCCGAGCGCGGCACCGGTGTTGTATTGGTTTGAGTTGACCCACCAGGATGGCGCGGCGCGTTTTGTCCCTCACCTGATCGACGATCACTCCGGAGTGGGTGTTCAAGTCACGATTGCCGATGTCAACGGCGACGGTGTGAATGACATTCTCACCGCATCGAAACTCGGGAGTTTTGTGTTTATCAATCAACGCTGCAAGCAGTGA
- the nhaR gene encoding transcriptional activator NhaR — protein MNADWLNYHHLLYFWMVAKEGSITRACEKLHLAQPTISGQLKKLESALGEKLYERVGRDLVLTDVGQMVYRYADEMFAIGQELGDAIKGHATGRPIMFMVGIADVLPKLIAFRLLEPALHLEEKVQIVCREGPMEQLLSQLATHELDVVFSDSPAGSMVRIRAFNHALGECGVGLFGTAQLCRQYEHGLPESLSSAPFLLPAENTAMRRSIEEWLIEANISPQIVGEFDDTALLKVFAEAGIGFVPGPLAIRAEIERQFGLSLLLEIPNAIERFYAITVERRIRHPAVMAISEAAKESLFAQ, from the coding sequence ATGAATGCGGACTGGTTAAACTACCACCATTTACTCTACTTCTGGATGGTTGCGAAAGAAGGTAGTATCACACGTGCCTGTGAAAAACTGCACTTAGCCCAGCCAACGATTAGCGGCCAGCTGAAGAAACTCGAGAGCGCGCTCGGCGAGAAACTCTACGAACGCGTCGGTCGCGATTTGGTACTCACTGACGTTGGCCAAATGGTTTATCGTTATGCAGATGAAATGTTTGCCATTGGACAGGAACTTGGTGACGCGATCAAAGGGCATGCAACCGGGCGACCTATCATGTTCATGGTAGGCATAGCAGATGTTTTACCCAAACTCATTGCGTTCCGACTGCTTGAGCCGGCACTGCATCTTGAAGAGAAAGTACAGATTGTTTGTCGGGAAGGGCCAATGGAACAGTTGTTATCTCAACTAGCAACGCACGAACTGGATGTTGTTTTCTCAGACTCGCCAGCCGGCTCCATGGTTCGCATCCGCGCCTTCAATCATGCATTGGGTGAATGTGGCGTGGGATTGTTCGGTACCGCTCAGTTGTGCCGCCAATATGAGCATGGGCTTCCAGAATCACTGAGTTCCGCTCCGTTTCTCCTACCAGCGGAAAACACGGCCATGCGACGATCCATTGAAGAATGGCTTATCGAGGCCAACATTTCTCCACAGATTGTTGGTGAGTTTGACGACACGGCCTTGCTGAAAGTGTTTGCGGAGGCAGGCATCGGCTTCGTGCCTGGTCCCCTCGCGATTCGCGCGGAGATCGAAAGGCAGTTCGGCCTGAGTTTGCTTCTTGAAATCCCTAATGCCATCGAACGATTCTATGCAATTACGGTCGAACGTCGCATTCGCCACCCCGCTGTGATGGCGATATCGGAAGCGGCCAAAGAATCGCTGTTTGCACAATGA
- a CDS encoding TolC family protein, with translation MNMPIAGLRASLIAGSVIAVMGCSVTTNQPPVDLKRLAGNAAQTSTITVKQSEAESNDQIETKLSDPLQLVSNEDEATTDLEDLPEAAEFLTDEDSAAEPEERAIEDYLQPIPLDLASGNASAVVIDQVVNSVHESYPLLAAALLENSIADGKQLATWGAFDTKFKSASQNGALGFYETYRQDIGFVQPIYNGGEFFSGYRIGRGNFQPWYLERQTNEGGEFKAGFRVPLLKNREIDERRAALWRATYEQQRVRPEVRAQLILFVREASIAYWTWIATGQQYRIWQQALELSEERNSRLQRRVEEGDLDPPALQDNLRSIALRESKLIDRGRKLQQSAVKLSLFYRSADGSPIIPEPSQLRDFPEPTEFLASQIESDIQVALSQRPELAALDALYRQINVDLAEANNEYLPTVDAQVWNSQDVGEPTSSKRDKSRYELEASLFIDVPLQRRKARGKSHAAEAKLSQVAVKRRFTQDKIVAEVQAAFAGLTAAYDRLGKAREAKRLAEYMADVERRRFELGQSGLLDVFIREQSAIEAADGEVEALLEYFAALANYTAALAFDWPMPAESKP, from the coding sequence ATGAACATGCCAATAGCGGGACTTCGCGCATCTCTAATTGCCGGCAGCGTCATCGCCGTAATGGGATGTTCGGTTACAACGAATCAACCCCCGGTCGATTTAAAGCGATTGGCAGGCAATGCGGCCCAAACCTCCACGATCACCGTCAAGCAATCCGAAGCGGAGTCCAACGACCAAATTGAGACAAAGCTTAGCGATCCACTCCAACTCGTTTCGAATGAAGATGAAGCAACGACGGATTTAGAGGATCTGCCTGAGGCAGCAGAATTCTTAACAGACGAAGATTCGGCCGCTGAACCTGAAGAACGGGCAATTGAAGATTATCTCCAGCCCATTCCCCTTGATCTCGCAAGCGGCAATGCGTCCGCGGTTGTTATCGACCAAGTCGTCAATTCGGTTCATGAGTCTTATCCGCTGCTGGCAGCCGCATTGCTGGAAAACTCGATTGCAGACGGAAAACAACTGGCGACTTGGGGCGCATTCGATACCAAGTTCAAAAGTGCGAGCCAAAATGGCGCACTCGGTTTCTACGAAACCTACCGTCAGGATATCGGGTTCGTCCAGCCAATCTACAATGGGGGTGAATTCTTTAGCGGCTATCGAATCGGACGCGGCAATTTTCAACCGTGGTATCTCGAACGGCAGACAAATGAAGGAGGCGAATTCAAGGCTGGGTTTCGCGTCCCCCTTCTGAAGAATCGCGAGATCGATGAGCGCCGTGCCGCACTGTGGCGTGCGACGTATGAACAACAACGCGTCCGTCCGGAGGTTCGCGCTCAGCTGATTTTATTTGTCCGAGAGGCCAGCATTGCGTACTGGACTTGGATCGCGACAGGACAGCAATACAGAATCTGGCAGCAAGCTTTGGAACTTTCGGAAGAACGCAATTCGCGTCTCCAACGGCGCGTCGAAGAAGGGGATCTCGACCCGCCGGCATTGCAGGACAATCTGCGGTCCATCGCGTTACGAGAATCAAAGTTGATTGACCGTGGACGGAAACTGCAACAATCTGCGGTCAAGCTGTCTCTGTTCTACCGATCCGCTGATGGTTCTCCCATCATTCCTGAGCCCTCGCAGCTCCGTGATTTTCCGGAACCTACTGAGTTCCTCGCGTCCCAAATCGAATCTGACATTCAAGTTGCCTTGTCACAACGCCCTGAATTGGCTGCTCTGGATGCCCTTTATCGGCAAATCAACGTCGACTTGGCGGAAGCCAACAACGAATATTTGCCGACTGTCGATGCGCAGGTCTGGAACTCACAGGATGTGGGGGAACCGACAAGCAGCAAACGCGATAAATCTCGATACGAACTGGAAGCAAGCCTGTTTATCGACGTGCCGTTGCAACGCCGCAAAGCAAGGGGAAAATCTCACGCTGCTGAGGCAAAACTTTCACAAGTTGCCGTGAAGCGTCGCTTTACACAAGACAAAATCGTTGCCGAAGTCCAAGCTGCTTTTGCCGGTTTGACCGCCGCGTATGATCGTCTGGGCAAGGCACGCGAAGCAAAACGCCTTGCGGAATACATGGCTGATGTGGAACGTCGTCGCTTTGAACTGGGGCAGTCCGGTTTGTTGGATGTTTTCATTCGCGAGCAATCCGCCATCGAGGCTGCGGATGGCGAGGTTGAAGCATTGCTGGAGTATTTCGCAGCTTTGGCGAACTACACCGCCGCACTCGCATTTGACTGGCCGATGCCTGCCGAAAGCAAGCCCTAG
- a CDS encoding HPF/RaiA family ribosome-associated protein, with protein MSINFTSDGLPLKVKVQDYVQQKIDSAIGPFEDFVKGVDIRIVDVNGPKGGIDQRCRVAVAVNGKPDIIASANHENAYGAISLAVDRVRRSLQRVVGRNKSKRSRKVPLSHRGDDSNPQETVEFE; from the coding sequence ATGAGCATAAATTTTACATCAGATGGATTGCCGTTGAAAGTAAAAGTCCAAGATTATGTCCAACAGAAAATCGACTCAGCAATCGGGCCTTTTGAAGACTTCGTCAAGGGTGTCGACATCCGCATTGTCGATGTGAATGGCCCCAAAGGGGGCATCGACCAACGCTGCCGGGTGGCTGTGGCTGTGAATGGAAAGCCCGACATCATCGCTTCTGCCAATCACGAAAACGCGTACGGGGCAATTTCGTTGGCAGTGGACCGGGTGCGACGTAGCCTGCAACGCGTTGTGGGACGCAACAAATCGAAAAGAAGTCGAAAAGTCCCACTGAGTCACCGTGGTGACGACTCAAATCCCCAAGAAACAGTGGAATTCGAATAA
- a CDS encoding HlyD family secretion protein: MLAPAAYSETAMPSLRLARSSRLARRLGKFLLVFMVMGFILIAFAPWQQSVKGTGGVIAYATDERQQTLEAPIKGRIARLGEGVFENAFVKKGQLIAEITDIDPSYLARLEDQLAASQNQVKAEAQMLQASRNNLQAAHTIVKSYESQVKTYEQVKAQVVAAADAAVKSAENKVDAELQQLEEHKAAQSQLELNFKRQKTLYEENIVSELKYQEADRKLKETQAKVAKTEQYINSARNELAQKRSERKAKEQKAQADIDYANATLRKATGDVAKAESDVAKAQSSLNKAQKDLLETETKVARQRSQSVMAPFDGFVTQITPNQGSQVLKAGDPICRIVPETADRAVQIWLDGNDTPLVEPGRHVRLQFEGWPAVQFAGWPSVAVGTFGGEVVSVDATDDGKGRFRILVRPDQTDRPWPGDRYLRQGVRANGWVLLNQVPLWYEIWRNMNGFPPVVSIEEPKKKDKKPPLPKS; the protein is encoded by the coding sequence ATGCTTGCGCCAGCAGCCTACAGCGAAACGGCTATGCCGTCATTGCGGCTTGCGCGCTCTTCGCGATTGGCCCGTCGGTTGGGGAAATTCCTGTTGGTTTTCATGGTCATGGGATTCATCCTCATTGCGTTCGCGCCATGGCAGCAGTCCGTGAAGGGCACCGGTGGTGTGATTGCTTATGCGACGGACGAGCGACAACAAACACTGGAAGCTCCTATTAAGGGGCGAATTGCTCGTCTGGGCGAAGGGGTTTTTGAGAATGCCTTCGTCAAAAAAGGGCAACTCATCGCCGAAATTACTGACATTGATCCCTCCTACCTAGCTCGGCTTGAGGATCAATTGGCGGCCTCCCAAAATCAGGTCAAAGCAGAGGCACAAATGTTGCAGGCTAGCCGCAACAACCTGCAAGCAGCACACACGATCGTCAAATCGTATGAGTCTCAGGTCAAAACCTATGAACAAGTGAAGGCTCAAGTCGTGGCGGCTGCAGACGCAGCGGTGAAGTCGGCGGAAAACAAGGTCGACGCTGAGCTTCAACAACTTGAGGAACATAAAGCGGCGCAATCGCAACTTGAGTTAAACTTCAAACGACAAAAGACGTTGTATGAAGAAAACATAGTGTCAGAACTTAAGTATCAAGAGGCTGATCGTAAGCTGAAAGAGACTCAAGCCAAAGTTGCCAAGACGGAACAATACATCAATTCCGCTAGGAACGAACTTGCCCAGAAACGAAGTGAGCGGAAGGCGAAAGAACAGAAGGCACAGGCTGACATTGATTACGCAAATGCGACCCTTCGTAAGGCGACTGGCGACGTGGCTAAAGCGGAAAGCGATGTGGCCAAAGCCCAATCGAGTCTGAACAAGGCTCAAAAAGATCTGCTTGAGACAGAAACGAAAGTCGCACGTCAGAGAAGCCAATCTGTGATGGCGCCGTTTGACGGGTTTGTCACACAAATTACTCCCAATCAAGGAAGTCAGGTCCTTAAGGCGGGGGATCCGATTTGTCGCATCGTCCCTGAGACAGCGGATCGCGCTGTGCAAATTTGGCTCGACGGCAACGACACGCCCTTAGTGGAACCTGGCCGACATGTTCGATTGCAATTTGAAGGTTGGCCGGCTGTGCAGTTTGCGGGCTGGCCGTCGGTTGCTGTTGGAACATTTGGCGGTGAAGTCGTTTCCGTCGACGCCACGGACGACGGCAAGGGGCGGTTTCGCATCTTGGTTCGTCCTGATCAAACCGATCGGCCTTGGCCTGGTGATCGTTATCTGCGTCAAGGCGTGCGAGCCAACGGTTGGGTGCTGTTGAATCAAGTGCCGCTGTGGTACGAAATTTGGCGGAATATGAATGGCTTCCCACCGGTGGTTTCTATTGAGGAGCCTAAGAAGAAAGATAAAAAGCCTCCTTTGCCCAAATCTTGA
- a CDS encoding peptidase domain-containing ABC transporter, giving the protein MMSGDERAEKIAGGAWILEQFTHSNPVHERNAARRVLSEVMRAWPGDVHRLWWKWFNEAAKSLGLRARTLDCTVEEALSLVEDGARLVTYRDEPKSEWLAVLGKSRRRIQMASAAQTVQEKRISVRSLKRSLTSLAKDGKIRCIVLEPQTGEHPNGGAHIAPLDRLRHLMLPEWSDLWIVLVFAFVVGLLMLATPIAIEALVNTVAFGRFLQPVVVLALILFTFLGFLAAVRALQTYVVEIIQRRLFARVAADLAYRLPRVEAEATDGHYIPELVNRFFDIVTVQKVAAQLLLDGLGLILTAVIGMAVLAFYHPWLLGFDIVLLASIAFIILVLGRGAVASSVKESKHKYYMAAWLEDIARCPSTFRNDGGTEFALERADRFIHEYLSARKSHFRILMRQILFALGLQAVASTVLLGIGGWLVINNELTLGQLVAAELIVTMIVGAFAKLGKHMESFYDLLASVDKLGVLFDLPIERQSGMLGVGQQGPIDVHLNAVSYAWPGRPAVVDSVSFKIPPATSLGIFGPSNSGKSTLVDLIGGLRSPTAGHLTLDGFDPSDLRPDVFRERVAIVRNNEVFHATIDENVHLHREDVSSNDVRETLQHLGLLEPILELDESRETAMSSSGSPLTENQCRRLTIARAVVGRPGLLLIDGVLDALPDEELELVLDFLLAPEQPWTIIIATGRESLARRCMNRIDLKSQSSPIKS; this is encoded by the coding sequence ATGATGAGCGGTGATGAGCGGGCAGAGAAGATTGCAGGGGGAGCCTGGATCCTTGAGCAGTTTACACACAGCAACCCAGTTCACGAACGGAATGCTGCGCGACGCGTGTTGAGCGAAGTGATGCGTGCTTGGCCGGGTGACGTACATCGTTTGTGGTGGAAGTGGTTCAACGAAGCTGCCAAAAGCCTGGGCCTTCGGGCTCGAACGCTTGATTGTACGGTTGAGGAAGCGCTGTCGCTGGTTGAGGATGGTGCGCGGCTGGTCACATACCGTGATGAGCCGAAGTCGGAATGGTTGGCGGTGCTGGGGAAGAGCCGACGGCGCATTCAGATGGCTTCCGCTGCGCAGACCGTGCAAGAAAAACGCATCTCTGTGCGATCGCTGAAACGCTCTCTGACATCACTTGCCAAGGATGGGAAAATACGATGCATCGTCTTGGAACCGCAAACCGGCGAACATCCCAACGGGGGGGCACACATTGCACCGCTGGATCGGCTGCGACATTTGATGTTGCCGGAGTGGTCCGACCTTTGGATTGTGTTGGTGTTCGCTTTTGTGGTCGGCTTGCTCATGCTGGCGACACCCATTGCGATTGAAGCCCTGGTGAATACGGTTGCCTTCGGCCGGTTTCTGCAGCCTGTGGTCGTTTTGGCTTTGATCCTGTTTACCTTTCTTGGATTCCTGGCGGCGGTGCGCGCTCTGCAGACATACGTCGTCGAGATCATTCAAAGACGATTGTTTGCACGGGTGGCAGCGGACTTGGCGTATCGTCTGCCGCGTGTCGAAGCGGAAGCGACGGATGGACATTATATCCCGGAACTGGTCAATCGTTTTTTTGACATCGTTACGGTTCAAAAGGTGGCGGCTCAACTGCTGCTAGACGGCCTGGGATTAATATTGACGGCGGTCATCGGCATGGCCGTCCTGGCTTTTTATCATCCATGGTTGCTCGGTTTTGACATTGTGCTTCTGGCTTCCATTGCTTTCATTATTCTCGTGCTCGGTCGTGGTGCGGTTGCTAGTTCTGTGAAGGAGTCGAAACACAAATACTATATGGCTGCTTGGTTGGAAGACATCGCGCGCTGTCCGAGCACCTTCCGCAACGACGGAGGGACTGAGTTTGCATTGGAGCGGGCCGATCGATTCATTCACGAATATCTGTCAGCCAGGAAATCTCACTTTCGTATTTTGATGCGGCAGATTTTGTTTGCCTTGGGCCTGCAGGCCGTCGCCAGCACGGTGTTGCTCGGAATCGGGGGTTGGCTGGTAATCAACAACGAGCTGACGCTGGGGCAACTTGTGGCGGCGGAACTGATTGTCACGATGATTGTGGGAGCATTTGCAAAACTAGGCAAACACATGGAGAGTTTTTATGACCTGTTGGCCTCGGTCGACAAGTTGGGCGTGCTGTTTGATCTGCCGATCGAACGTCAAAGTGGTATGTTGGGTGTTGGACAACAGGGGCCGATCGACGTCCATCTGAATGCCGTTTCGTATGCGTGGCCGGGTCGACCTGCAGTCGTTGATTCTGTCTCTTTTAAAATTCCCCCGGCAACAAGTCTGGGAATCTTTGGTCCTTCAAATAGCGGAAAGAGTACGCTGGTCGACCTGATCGGTGGGCTAAGGTCTCCCACGGCGGGGCACTTAACGCTGGATGGATTCGATCCCAGTGACCTGCGTCCCGATGTCTTTAGAGAACGAGTGGCGATCGTTCGCAATAACGAGGTTTTCCATGCCACAATCGATGAAAACGTGCATCTCCATCGTGAAGATGTTTCATCGAACGATGTCCGTGAGACACTCCAACACCTCGGCCTGCTTGAGCCAATCCTAGAGCTTGACGAAAGCCGAGAAACCGCAATGAGCAGCAGTGGCTCTCCGCTGACTGAAAATCAATGCCGCCGGTTGACAATCGCACGGGCGGTTGTGGGGCGCCCGGGACTCTTGTTGATTGACGGCGTATTGGACGCGCTTCCTGATGAAGAGCTTGAGTTGGTTTTGGATTTCCTGTTAGCCCCGGAGCAGCCCTGGACCATCATTATTGCCACAGGGCGTGAGTCGCTCGCGCGGCGTTGCATGAATCGCATCGATCTGAAGTCACAGTCATCGCCGATTAAATCTTGA
- a CDS encoding YceK/YidQ family lipoprotein: protein MRILLAVILTLSVAGCGTMANLEGQQYAFLSPPGFKPVRVYGGVRNDFDWVYAGFNDSETDGDAQDNSDRLSTQILEDPISVAGGMTALGYFAVVDPVLSFVADTITLPYVIGVLQESADESSVDVAQHPQIESDP, encoded by the coding sequence ATGCGCATCCTACTAGCGGTCATCCTGACGTTGAGTGTTGCGGGGTGTGGCACAATGGCCAACCTTGAGGGGCAGCAGTACGCATTCCTTTCCCCACCTGGATTTAAGCCAGTTCGTGTTTATGGTGGCGTGCGGAATGACTTTGATTGGGTCTACGCAGGCTTCAACGATTCCGAAACGGACGGTGATGCCCAAGACAATTCTGACCGCCTGTCTACCCAAATTTTGGAGGATCCAATCAGCGTTGCCGGCGGTATGACGGCGCTCGGTTACTTTGCTGTGGTCGACCCGGTGCTGTCGTTCGTCGCCGATACCATAACCCTTCCGTACGTCATCGGAGTGCTGCAAGAGTCGGCGGATGAATCGAGCGTCGATGTCGCACAGCATCCACAAATTGAATCCGATCCGTGA
- a CDS encoding alpha/beta hydrolase — protein MPNFPRNKSASNGYFKIAAASLATFVVLLNGSCFADDEMPPPTLTNVSYGPHKRNVFDFWQAKSDAPTPLAIYFHGGGFGVFDKSKIVKKWPVTVRALLDAKISVAAANYRLIQHKPLPAAFHDSRRAVQFLRTKAADWSIDASRVSAWGGSAGAQIAMYLAFHEEMADPHSDDPVERQSTRLTCVATRDGQTSRDYQWWVDHIPEYDKPHRDFHAMFGVETREEFLKRMVDVSALSLITKDDPPIYMHYAMTPNAPVPVPTPGNPRAAISFQGHHVVFGLELKKNMDELGVEANLDYPGSKSPYRSVEQFFIAKLKGN, from the coding sequence ATGCCGAACTTTCCTCGCAACAAATCAGCCTCCAATGGCTACTTCAAAATTGCCGCTGCCAGCTTGGCTACCTTCGTGGTCTTGCTTAACGGGTCGTGTTTCGCCGACGACGAAATGCCGCCGCCCACATTGACGAACGTTTCCTACGGTCCGCACAAACGCAACGTGTTCGACTTCTGGCAGGCGAAATCGGACGCGCCGACGCCGTTGGCGATTTACTTTCATGGCGGCGGATTCGGTGTCTTCGACAAAAGCAAAATTGTCAAGAAATGGCCGGTGACGGTCAGAGCGTTGCTGGATGCGAAGATTTCTGTGGCGGCGGCGAACTATCGGCTGATCCAGCACAAACCGCTGCCGGCCGCGTTTCACGATAGCCGGCGGGCGGTTCAGTTTCTGCGCACAAAAGCGGCGGACTGGAGCATCGACGCTTCACGAGTCTCCGCTTGGGGTGGTTCCGCCGGGGCTCAAATCGCCATGTATCTAGCCTTTCATGAAGAGATGGCCGACCCGCACAGCGACGATCCCGTGGAGCGGCAATCTACCCGGTTGACGTGCGTGGCGACGCGGGATGGGCAAACCAGCCGGGACTACCAATGGTGGGTCGATCACATTCCGGAGTACGACAAACCGCATCGTGATTTCCACGCCATGTTCGGCGTCGAGACCCGCGAAGAGTTTCTCAAGCGAATGGTCGACGTTTCGGCGCTCTCGCTGATCACGAAAGACGATCCGCCCATCTACATGCATTATGCGATGACTCCGAATGCCCCGGTGCCGGTCCCCACGCCAGGCAACCCGCGTGCCGCAATCAGTTTCCAGGGCCATCATGTCGTGTTCGGTTTGGAACTAAAGAAGAATATGGACGAACTCGGCGTCGAAGCCAATTTGGACTATCCCGGATCAAAGTCGCCGTATCGCTCGGTTGAGCAGTTTTTCATTGCGAAGCTCAAGGGAAACTAA